One Olsenella sp. oral taxon 807 DNA segment encodes these proteins:
- a CDS encoding ATP-binding protein, whose translation MGHLSENAVYLQFLCRGWYVHVGKLYEREGDFVVVKDERIVYFQVTDEMLPEAIRERELKPLRSIRDSYEKLIVVRQGRYESDIGGIKMRLRELVWVDGCITAPVAWTSGPGT comes from the coding sequence ATGGGACATTTGTCCGAGAACGCCGTCTACCTGCAGTTCCTCTGCAGGGGATGGTACGTGCACGTGGGCAAGCTCTACGAGAGGGAGGGCGACTTCGTTGTCGTCAAGGATGAGAGAATCGTGTACTTCCAGGTTACGGACGAAATGCTGCCCGAGGCGATACGAGAACGGGAGCTCAAGCCACTTCGCTCGATCCGCGACTCATACGAGAAGCTCATCGTGGTGCGGCAAGGGAGATACGAGTCAGATATCGGTGGGATCAAAATGAGGCTTCGTGAGCTCGTGTGGGTGGATGGTTGCATCACCGCCCCGGTGGCATGGACCTCAGGTCCGGGCACCTGA
- a CDS encoding thiamine-binding protein: MNCSVALQYLPMNVGSDDEVCRIVDEVIAVIDESGLDYYVGPFETTVEGDFDSCMALVKRCIEAGAAAGCAESASYVKVSYRPTADVMSTGRKIGKYHPGDPDLVTREADVA, encoded by the coding sequence ATGAACTGCTCTGTTGCCCTACAGTACCTTCCCATGAACGTGGGGTCGGACGACGAGGTCTGTCGCATCGTGGACGAGGTCATCGCCGTCATCGACGAAAGCGGTCTCGACTACTACGTGGGACCCTTCGAGACGACCGTCGAGGGGGACTTCGACTCCTGCATGGCACTCGTCAAGCGTTGCATCGAGGCGGGGGCCGCAGCGGGTTGCGCCGAGAGCGCGAGCTACGTCAAGGTCTCGTATCGCCCGACAGCTGATGTCATGAGCACCGGACGCAAGATCGGCAAGTATCATCCAGGCGATCCTGACCTCGTCACGAGGGAGGCAGACGTTGCATAG
- a CDS encoding ABC transporter permease, with the protein MLLLAWQLVVAAGIVPNFLLPSPTQVLAALASDAVLLADHAATTLAESVLGLLIGCAVGFAFAVLMDRFEIVYLAFSPLITVSQTVPTVAIAPLLVLWLGYGLAPKVVLVVLTTFFPITVSLVSGFRSVDPDLIDLMRTMNATSAQIFWQVKIPTAAEQFFSGLKISATYAIVGAVIAEWLGGFSGLGVYMTRVRKSFAYDRMFAVIALISALSLALMGAVGAIQRICMPWKRAERK; encoded by the coding sequence GTGCTTTTGCTCGCATGGCAGCTTGTCGTGGCCGCAGGTATCGTGCCCAACTTCCTCCTGCCAAGTCCTACACAGGTGTTGGCCGCACTCGCCTCTGATGCGGTGTTGCTCGCCGACCATGCCGCAACCACACTCGCCGAGTCTGTCCTCGGGCTTCTCATCGGCTGTGCCGTGGGCTTTGCCTTCGCCGTCCTCATGGACCGCTTCGAGATCGTTTACCTAGCCTTCAGCCCGCTCATCACCGTGTCGCAGACGGTCCCCACCGTCGCCATCGCGCCGCTTCTGGTGCTCTGGCTGGGCTATGGCCTCGCACCCAAGGTGGTGCTCGTCGTGCTCACTACCTTCTTCCCGATCACAGTCTCGCTCGTCAGTGGCTTTCGGTCGGTGGACCCGGATCTCATAGACCTCATGCGCACGATGAACGCGACGTCAGCTCAGATCTTCTGGCAGGTCAAGATACCTACGGCGGCCGAGCAGTTCTTCAGTGGCCTCAAGATAAGCGCAACCTATGCCATCGTGGGAGCCGTGATCGCCGAGTGGCTGGGCGGCTTCTCGGGTCTGGGCGTCTACATGACACGTGTGCGCAAGTCGTTCGCCTATGACAGGATGTTTGCCGTGATCGCGCTCATCTCCGCGCTGTCACTCGCCCTCATGGGTGCGGTGGGTGCGATCCAGCGTATCTGCATGCCCTGGAAGAGGGCAGAAAGGAAGTAA
- a CDS encoding ABC transporter substrate-binding protein, whose protein sequence is MDFSTKLSRLSRRGFVHGVGALVASAALAGCGAYDNAVSGDSKGSGSGSSQETTKISFCLDYTPNTNHTGIYVAQDKGYFADEGLEVEIIQPSEGTADPVIGSGQAQMGVSYQDYIANDLSSASPIPVTAVAAIIQHNTSGIMSRKEDGVTSAKGMEGRTYATWDMPIEQATIKRVVESDGGDYSKVKLVPYTVDDEVSGLKAKLFDTVWVYEGWAVQNAAVQDYPVNYFSFISMDEVFDFYTPVIAANNDFITHKPEAVRAFLRAAKRGYEFAVSDPGAAADILCTAVPELDSALAHRSAQFLASQYQAEAPTWGVIDGGRWARYYQWLNDNNLIERHIDVNAGWTMDYLER, encoded by the coding sequence ATGGACTTTTCGACCAAGCTTAGCAGGCTGTCCCGGAGAGGCTTCGTCCACGGCGTCGGTGCTCTCGTTGCTTCGGCGGCGCTCGCCGGCTGCGGGGCGTACGATAACGCCGTCTCCGGAGACTCCAAGGGTTCGGGCTCAGGTTCCTCCCAAGAGACGACCAAGATCAGCTTCTGTTTGGACTACACGCCCAACACCAACCATACGGGCATCTACGTTGCCCAAGACAAGGGGTACTTTGCCGACGAGGGCCTTGAGGTCGAGATTATCCAGCCATCCGAGGGTACCGCTGATCCCGTCATCGGCTCGGGTCAGGCCCAGATGGGCGTGAGCTACCAGGACTACATTGCCAACGACCTCTCCTCCGCCTCTCCCATTCCCGTCACAGCGGTAGCCGCCATCATCCAACACAACACGAGCGGCATCATGAGCCGCAAGGAGGATGGGGTCACGAGCGCCAAGGGCATGGAGGGTCGCACGTACGCCACCTGGGACATGCCCATCGAGCAGGCTACCATCAAGCGGGTGGTCGAGTCCGACGGTGGTGATTACTCCAAGGTCAAATTGGTGCCCTATACCGTGGACGACGAGGTGAGCGGTCTCAAGGCCAAGCTGTTCGACACCGTGTGGGTGTATGAGGGGTGGGCCGTCCAGAACGCGGCCGTTCAGGACTATCCGGTGAACTATTTCTCGTTCATCTCGATGGACGAGGTGTTTGACTTCTATACGCCGGTCATTGCCGCAAACAATGACTTCATCACCCACAAGCCTGAGGCCGTCAGAGCCTTCCTGCGTGCTGCCAAGAGGGGTTACGAATTTGCCGTGAGTGACCCTGGTGCCGCTGCGGACATACTCTGCACGGCCGTGCCCGAGCTCGACAGCGCGCTCGCGCACCGGAGTGCCCAGTTCTTGGCGAGCCAGTACCAGGCGGAGGCACCGACCTGGGGCGTCATCGACGGGGGGCGTTGGGCCCGCTACTACCAGTGGCTGAACGACAACAACCTGATCGAAAGGCATATCGACGTCAATGCCGGGTGGACGATGGACTATCTGGAGCGATAG
- a CDS encoding ABC transporter ATP-binding protein, giving the protein MKDRVSADVGSSRGKGGKGTYALEARHLTLSWDGGVHVIVHDVSLRLGVGEVVCLVGRSGCGKTTIMHALSGLSRPLKGSVCLHGEDVTGIPGRVSYMLQKDLLLPSKRIIDNVCLPLVLGGMSVLDARAKAEPLFERFGLAGTQRRWPDELSGGMRQRAAFLRTYLMGNDVVLLDEPFSALDALTRTDLRGWYCNMARELDIATLAITHDVDEAVTMAGRIYVLGGDPSHGEPSRVVAQVKVGRPQATADAGEFALTPEFLAAKREVLACLG; this is encoded by the coding sequence GTGAAAGATAGGGTGAGTGCTGACGTGGGATCGAGCCGGGGTAAGGGTGGAAAGGGGACCTATGCCCTCGAGGCCCGCCACCTCACGCTCTCATGGGACGGAGGGGTCCACGTCATTGTCCATGACGTTTCCCTCAGGCTCGGCGTCGGTGAGGTCGTGTGCCTGGTGGGGCGGTCCGGTTGCGGCAAGACGACCATCATGCACGCGCTCTCGGGCCTGTCGCGTCCCCTAAAGGGCAGTGTCTGCCTGCACGGCGAGGACGTGACGGGTATCCCCGGCCGCGTCAGCTACATGCTGCAGAAGGACCTGCTCCTTCCCAGCAAGCGCATCATCGACAACGTCTGCCTGCCTCTGGTGCTCGGTGGCATGAGCGTCTTGGACGCGCGGGCCAAGGCCGAACCCCTCTTCGAGCGCTTTGGGCTTGCGGGCACGCAGCGCCGCTGGCCAGACGAGCTCTCTGGTGGCATGCGGCAGCGGGCGGCATTCTTGCGCACGTATCTTATGGGAAACGACGTCGTTCTGCTCGACGAGCCCTTCTCCGCACTCGATGCCCTCACGCGCACGGACTTGCGGGGTTGGTACTGCAACATGGCGCGTGAGCTGGACATCGCAACCCTTGCCATCACGCATGACGTGGACGAGGCCGTCACGATGGCTGGCCGTATCTACGTGTTGGGAGGCGACCCCTCGCATGGAGAGCCCAGTCGTGTGGTTGCACAGGTCAAGGTGGGGCGGCCACAGGCGACCGCAGACGCAGGGGAGTTCGCCCTCACGCCTGAGTTTCTGGCCGCCAAGCGCGAGGTGCTTGCGTGTTTGGGCTAA
- a CDS encoding amidohydrolase yields MCETDDGRGVASTMAGGADMELDRLRRFRRDLHQIPELDFDLPKTIAYVTRELESVSERANRNSTGRSIQARATVFSPSRSSVCCHFDLGTTHATAIRSDMDALPVSERTGVAYASTHPGRMHACGHDGHMSMVLGLAWWLADHLDRLPRSLLLVFQPAEETTGGAKAVCESGVFERLGVDRIYGFHLWPELPRAALASRAGALLASSREVSVSFSGRASHIARAEDGADALEACCDFLGRAYASMDECRLEEACLLKFGRMEAGEVRNQIAASARLEGSLRTFSTTMGRRVSAELPRIARDAAEPRGCEALVSLSEGYPPVVNDENLYVRSREWLAMDDIELKTLPEPLLIAEDFAWYQQWLPGMFLLLGTGTGIPLHSDRFDFDESILVAGLDVYKRLVMMP; encoded by the coding sequence ATGTGCGAGACAGATGACGGCAGGGGCGTGGCGAGTACCATGGCAGGCGGGGCGGATATGGAATTAGACCGGTTGCGGAGGTTTCGCCGTGACCTGCACCAGATCCCCGAACTCGACTTCGACCTGCCAAAGACGATCGCCTACGTGACACGCGAGCTTGAGAGCGTGTCCGAGCGGGCAAACCGCAACTCCACAGGTAGAAGCATCCAAGCAAGGGCCACGGTGTTCTCGCCCAGTCGCTCGAGCGTATGCTGCCACTTTGACCTGGGGACGACCCATGCCACGGCCATACGCTCAGATATGGACGCACTGCCCGTGAGCGAGCGGACGGGCGTCGCGTACGCATCGACACACCCCGGAAGGATGCACGCCTGTGGCCATGATGGGCACATGTCCATGGTCCTCGGGCTTGCCTGGTGGCTGGCGGACCACCTGGACAGGCTGCCGCGCTCGCTGCTCTTGGTGTTCCAGCCTGCGGAGGAGACGACGGGAGGCGCCAAGGCGGTGTGCGAGAGCGGTGTCTTCGAACGCTTGGGCGTGGACAGGATCTATGGCTTCCACCTGTGGCCCGAGCTGCCACGTGCTGCGCTCGCGAGCAGGGCAGGGGCGCTTCTCGCCTCCTCGAGGGAGGTGAGCGTGTCCTTCTCCGGTCGAGCCTCCCACATCGCGAGGGCCGAAGACGGTGCCGACGCACTCGAGGCCTGCTGTGACTTTCTTGGACGTGCCTATGCCTCCATGGACGAGTGCCGACTCGAGGAGGCATGCCTGCTCAAGTTCGGCCGCATGGAGGCCGGCGAGGTGAGAAACCAAATCGCCGCGAGTGCGCGCCTCGAGGGCTCACTTCGGACCTTCTCAACCACAATGGGTAGACGCGTGAGCGCCGAACTACCTCGGATTGCTCGCGATGCAGCCGAGCCGCGAGGGTGCGAGGCACTTGTGAGCCTCTCGGAAGGTTACCCACCCGTTGTGAACGACGAGAATCTTTACGTGCGCAGCCGCGAGTGGCTCGCAATGGACGACATCGAGCTCAAGACCTTGCCCGAACCCCTTCTCATCGCTGAGGACTTCGCCTGGTACCAGCAGTGGCTGCCTGGCATGTTTTTACTCCTGGGCACGGGTACGGGCATTCCCCTACACTCCGACCGCTTCGACTTTGACGAGTCCATCCTGGTGGCGGGACTTGACGTCTACAAGCGCCTGGTCATGATGCCATGA
- a CDS encoding HipA domain-containing protein: protein MAILVYRNILRRRELLGKIEHGPGVDARFTYDKEFLVRTQGTGDLGISMRLPLDHTPYTAEEFNPFFQGMLPEGEVYSNLAKMYQVPRSDYLSILERLGCESIGALTFVSERVRPDEYNPRYDTLDRSVLAAMNENPLRMATEIASSTRLSLAGAQSKVAWCLPEGLCAETAATDEWLIPRGTAPSTHIIKMSRRGEEDIAENELVCSLLSSACEIDTARVTRVPSLHGAIAIERFDRRWTGSADERFLLRLHQEDFCQALGLGPYLKYQPESVDADYPLMMANVIDEGSSNPIADRIELAKRLVFDFAIGNSDAHLKNHALLYNERWTDRRLTPMYDVICIPLTGYSSNMPFVIGTHRLLDDIDERDLLSIALDLGIDLDDFDHAVNEVLHGLESPNIAFPSAEAEGMAGRILANAAPRLKVIRHLFG, encoded by the coding sequence ATGGCCATCCTCGTCTATCGCAACATACTGAGAAGGCGTGAGCTACTTGGCAAAATCGAACATGGGCCAGGCGTAGACGCTCGCTTTACCTATGACAAGGAATTCCTCGTACGAACACAGGGTACAGGTGACCTCGGTATATCGATGCGCCTACCTCTTGACCACACACCTTATACAGCGGAGGAGTTTAATCCCTTTTTCCAAGGTATGCTCCCTGAGGGCGAAGTCTACTCAAACCTCGCCAAGATGTATCAGGTACCACGTAGCGATTATCTGTCCATACTTGAACGTCTTGGCTGCGAGAGTATAGGGGCACTTACATTCGTATCCGAGCGGGTACGCCCCGACGAGTATAACCCACGATATGACACACTCGATCGCTCCGTACTTGCTGCCATGAACGAGAACCCGCTCCGCATGGCCACTGAGATAGCGAGCTCGACACGCCTGTCACTTGCAGGCGCACAGTCAAAGGTGGCATGGTGCTTGCCTGAAGGACTGTGCGCAGAAACCGCAGCTACAGACGAGTGGCTGATCCCGCGTGGAACAGCTCCCTCAACACATATCATCAAGATGTCGCGTAGGGGAGAGGAGGATATTGCCGAGAATGAGCTTGTATGTTCTTTACTCTCCTCTGCATGTGAGATCGACACCGCAAGGGTGACTCGAGTGCCTAGCCTTCATGGCGCGATAGCGATCGAACGCTTCGACCGGCGTTGGACAGGCTCAGCAGACGAGAGGTTCCTCCTCCGTCTTCATCAGGAGGATTTCTGTCAGGCGCTGGGACTAGGACCCTACCTCAAGTATCAACCCGAGTCGGTCGATGCGGATTATCCGCTCATGATGGCTAACGTAATCGATGAGGGTTCATCGAATCCCATCGCCGACAGAATCGAACTTGCCAAGAGACTGGTATTTGACTTTGCCATCGGCAATTCAGACGCGCACCTCAAGAACCATGCCCTTCTCTATAACGAGCGTTGGACCGACCGTAGGCTTACTCCAATGTACGATGTCATCTGCATACCCTTGACCGGCTACTCATCGAATATGCCCTTTGTCATTGGCACGCACAGGCTCCTGGATGATATCGATGAGAGGGACCTTCTCTCGATTGCGCTTGACTTGGGAATTGACCTCGACGATTTCGACCATGCCGTCAACGAGGTACTTCATGGATTGGAGAGCCCCAATATCGCATTTCCCTCAGCTGAGGCGGAGGGTATGGCAGGGCGCATCCTTGCCAATGCCGCACCACGACTGAAAGTCATCAGACACCTGTTTGGCTAA
- a CDS encoding helix-turn-helix domain-containing protein, translating into MDTIRLSLPPKPRNPDGKLSGADDLGKIMRARRLELGLTQTQLARACRCSPRFISEMERGIAGGNIKQVIRICKTMGIDLFARVRGH; encoded by the coding sequence ATGGACACTATACGGCTATCACTTCCCCCCAAGCCTCGCAACCCGGATGGGAAGCTCTCCGGAGCTGACGATCTGGGAAAGATAATGCGCGCACGCAGACTGGAACTCGGACTCACCCAAACTCAGCTCGCCCGAGCGTGCAGATGTTCTCCCCGCTTCATAAGCGAGATGGAACGAGGAATCGCAGGCGGTAACATCAAGCAGGTTATACGTATCTGCAAGACGATGGGAATCGATCTCTTTGCTCGAGTGAGGGGGCATTGA